The Candidatus Krumholzibacteriota bacterium DNA window CCCACGTCGAATCGTGCGCGATCTGCAGGCTCGAACTCGCCGGGCTCAGGCGGTTCCGGTCGATCGACGGCGACGGCGAACTGCTGGAGGAGGCGAACTGGCCGGCGGCCGAACGGGCGCTGGCGGACGCCTTCCGGGAGCGGATTTTCCCCGCGGTCCCCGGCCGCGCCCGCGAACCGCGCATTCTGCGTTTCACGCGACTGCTCGCCCCGCTCGCCGCGGCCGCGGCGATCCTCCTGGTCTTCGCCGGGATCGAGACGACGCGCATCGCCGTTTTCGAAGGCCCGTCGCGCGGTCCGATGAGGGGCACGGCCGGATCGAGATCGATCGCGCTCCTCGCCCCGTCGGGAGACGTCGGCGC harbors:
- a CDS encoding zf-HC2 domain-containing protein yields the protein MNVRDDRGHPGLDALADLLDGGLGAEERASVETHVESCAICRLELAGLRRFRSIDGDGELLEEANWPAAERALADAFRERIFPAVPGRAREPRILRFTRLLAPLAAAAAILLVFAGIETTRIAVFEGPSRGPMRGTAGSRSIALLAPSGDVGAPPDSFSWAPSTGADRYELDIFGTDLRLVFHAGDLAGPAFALPDSVAALFAPGEIYLWSVKAYTGLERSAASPNGWFRVRAR